In one Streptomyces venezuelae genomic region, the following are encoded:
- a CDS encoding CGNR zinc finger domain-containing protein has protein sequence MNLDHVFVCGHPALDFAATLRARRSARFEMFVTPERLNAWYLESGIVDAITPADESDVRAATTVREAVYRLLADRRIGDGFDPEALAVLNAAARRTPVTPQLSLAGRHNEATPDEALATVARLAVELLGGPDVPLLKECGNPECTRVYVDRSRGMRRQWCGMESCGNKIKAAAYRARKKTVA, from the coding sequence GTGAATCTCGACCACGTCTTCGTCTGCGGACACCCGGCCCTCGACTTCGCGGCCACGCTCCGCGCACGACGTTCCGCCCGGTTCGAGATGTTCGTGACCCCGGAGCGGCTCAACGCCTGGTACCTGGAGTCCGGAATCGTGGACGCGATCACACCCGCGGACGAGAGTGACGTGCGGGCGGCGACGACCGTGCGCGAGGCGGTGTACCGGCTCCTGGCCGACCGCCGCATCGGCGACGGCTTCGACCCCGAGGCGCTCGCCGTCCTCAACGCCGCCGCCCGCCGGACCCCCGTGACACCCCAACTCTCCCTGGCCGGCCGGCACAACGAGGCGACGCCTGACGAGGCCCTCGCGACAGTGGCCCGCCTGGCCGTCGAACTGCTCGGCGGCCCGGACGTCCCGCTGCTCAAGGAGTGCGGCAACCCCGAGTGCACACGGGTCTACGTCGACCGCTCCCGCGGCATGCGGCGCCAGTGGTGCGGCATGGAGTCCTGCGGCAACAAGATCAAGGCCGCCGCGTACCGCGCGCGGAAGAAGACCGTGGCGTGA
- a CDS encoding helix-turn-helix transcriptional regulator codes for MTRDACSAGVEPVERVELLERVELVERAGELAALRSAYEGAEGTRGSLVVLGGAVGTGKTAVLRAWTERVARDALVLTATACRAERDLPLGVLEQLVRCCPELPADTAERTLAWCDEAAASAPAPPTTQPDASRVSPTHVPPSATPHAPALRGLCEALRGLVAERPVLIAVDDAHHADAASLQCLLYVVRRLRSARLHVLFTEYVHQTADNALLGSEFAHEPALRRIRVEPLSKAGVGAVLARRFDRETAQDLTPVVHGMSAGHPLLVHALADDHRTTGRAGEAFGRAVLGFLYRHEAPVTEVARAVAVLGEQACPFPLGRLLDVDAASVARAVHQLTVAEVLHEGRLCHPAFGAAVLDGMPTEERRALHGRVAALLHEEGAPADEVAAHLVAADRSDTPWAVPVFEEAAQLALEDDRVEVGVAYLRAAYRRCRGATQQAAIVGALADAEWRLDPAKVLRHLPDRTAPPTTFPPTPLPLTLPTHLFWHGRVDEGLDAICALAGPNPAGAPPANAADLDTPWLWGAYLYPGHVKERLGSGVLAAQRSAPPAATPELQGAGTLMHDLLHGGESDPSDAVDAAERTLNRYRLGPRTVAVQTAALATLAYRDRPHRAAAWCDGLIAQAGERESPTWQAWFTAWRAFIHLRQGDPAAAQQRATTALDMLGPKGWGAAIGLPLAAAVQAKAALGDVDGAAALLERPVPQAVFQTRTGLHYLAARGRYHLATGCHYAALCDFYACGTRMSSWGVDVPAAEPWRLGAAEAYLALGESLLARQLVDEQMTLPAPADGRTWGMTLRLRAATSPGPDRIELLDEAVAVLRGAGDVFELARAVAEQSQAVREGGETERARLLARKAELLSRRWGGNTPPPVAGGHASPPPPAPAPGRAEPDAELTDAERRVAELAADGFTNREISRKLYVTVSTVEQHLTRIYRKLDVKRLDLQAVLG; via the coding sequence GTGACGCGCGACGCCTGCTCCGCCGGGGTCGAACCGGTGGAACGGGTCGAGCTGCTGGAACGGGTCGAACTGGTGGAACGAGCCGGGGAGTTGGCCGCCCTGCGGAGCGCGTACGAAGGCGCGGAGGGCACCCGCGGCAGCCTCGTGGTGCTCGGCGGAGCGGTCGGCACCGGCAAGACCGCGGTGCTGCGGGCGTGGACGGAACGGGTCGCGCGCGACGCGCTGGTGCTGACCGCCACGGCCTGCCGGGCCGAGCGCGACCTGCCCCTCGGCGTCCTGGAGCAACTGGTGCGCTGCTGCCCGGAACTGCCCGCCGACACCGCCGAACGTACGCTGGCGTGGTGCGACGAAGCCGCCGCTTCCGCACCCGCCCCGCCCACGACGCAGCCCGACGCGTCCAGGGTCTCGCCCACGCACGTTCCCCCCTCGGCCACTCCGCACGCCCCCGCGCTCCGCGGGCTCTGCGAGGCGCTGCGCGGTCTCGTCGCCGAGCGGCCCGTCCTGATCGCCGTCGACGACGCGCACCACGCCGACGCGGCCTCACTGCAGTGCCTCCTGTACGTGGTGCGCAGGCTGCGCTCGGCGCGGCTGCATGTGCTGTTCACCGAGTACGTCCATCAGACGGCGGACAACGCCCTGCTCGGGAGTGAGTTCGCGCACGAGCCCGCGCTGCGGCGCATCCGTGTCGAGCCGCTGTCGAAGGCGGGAGTGGGAGCCGTACTGGCTCGGCGATTCGACCGGGAGACGGCCCAGGACCTCACGCCCGTCGTCCACGGTATGAGCGCGGGCCATCCGCTCCTCGTCCACGCGCTTGCGGACGACCACCGGACGACGGGCCGCGCGGGCGAGGCGTTCGGGCGGGCGGTGCTCGGGTTCCTCTACCGGCACGAGGCTCCGGTCACCGAAGTCGCCCGTGCCGTAGCCGTGTTGGGGGAGCAGGCCTGCCCGTTCCCGCTGGGCCGGCTCCTCGACGTGGACGCCGCCTCCGTGGCCCGCGCCGTGCACCAGCTGACCGTCGCGGAGGTGCTGCACGAGGGGCGGCTGTGCCACCCGGCGTTCGGGGCGGCGGTCCTGGACGGGATGCCGACGGAGGAACGCCGCGCGCTGCACGGGCGGGTGGCCGCCCTGCTGCACGAAGAGGGCGCACCGGCCGACGAGGTGGCCGCCCACCTCGTCGCCGCCGACCGGTCGGACACGCCGTGGGCGGTGCCCGTCTTCGAGGAGGCGGCTCAACTCGCCCTGGAGGACGACCGGGTGGAGGTGGGCGTCGCATACCTGCGCGCCGCGTACCGGCGGTGCCGGGGCGCCACACAACAGGCCGCGATCGTGGGAGCGCTCGCCGACGCGGAATGGCGCCTGGACCCCGCGAAGGTCCTACGCCACCTCCCCGACCGCACGGCACCCCCGACCACCTTCCCACCCACCCCCCTCCCCCTCACCCTCCCCACCCACCTCTTCTGGCACGGGCGCGTCGACGAAGGGCTGGACGCGATCTGTGCGCTCGCCGGGCCTAACCCGGCCGGTGCGCCGCCCGCGAACGCCGCGGATCTCGACACCCCGTGGCTCTGGGGCGCCTACCTCTACCCCGGACACGTCAAGGAGCGCCTGGGGTCCGGCGTACTGGCCGCGCAGCGCTCCGCCCCACCGGCGGCCACCCCCGAACTGCAGGGCGCGGGCACCCTTATGCACGACCTGTTGCACGGCGGCGAGAGCGATCCGTCCGACGCGGTCGACGCGGCCGAACGCACCCTCAACCGCTACCGCCTCGGCCCCCGCACCGTCGCCGTGCAGACCGCCGCCCTCGCCACGCTCGCCTACCGCGACCGGCCGCACCGGGCGGCGGCCTGGTGCGACGGGCTCATCGCCCAGGCCGGCGAGCGCGAAAGCCCCACCTGGCAGGCCTGGTTCACCGCCTGGCGTGCCTTCATCCACCTGCGCCAGGGAGACCCGGCCGCGGCGCAACAGCGCGCCACCACCGCGCTCGACATGCTCGGCCCCAAGGGCTGGGGCGCCGCGATCGGCCTTCCGCTCGCGGCCGCCGTACAGGCCAAGGCCGCCCTCGGAGACGTCGACGGCGCCGCGGCCCTCCTCGAACGGCCCGTGCCCCAGGCGGTGTTCCAGACCCGCACCGGACTGCACTACCTGGCCGCGCGCGGCCGCTACCACCTGGCAACCGGCTGCCACTACGCCGCCCTGTGCGACTTCTACGCCTGCGGTACGCGGATGAGCAGCTGGGGCGTCGACGTGCCCGCGGCGGAACCGTGGCGGCTCGGCGCCGCGGAGGCGTACCTGGCCCTCGGTGAGTCCCTCCTCGCCCGCCAACTCGTGGACGAACAGATGACATTGCCCGCTCCGGCCGACGGCCGCACCTGGGGCATGACGCTGCGCCTGCGTGCCGCCACCTCACCCGGCCCGGACCGCATCGAGCTGCTCGACGAGGCCGTCGCCGTGCTCAGGGGCGCCGGTGACGTCTTCGAGCTGGCGCGGGCCGTGGCCGAGCAGAGCCAGGCCGTACGGGAAGGGGGTGAGACGGAACGCGCGCGGCTGCTCGCCCGCAAGGCCGAACTCCTCTCCCGGCGCTGGGGCGGCAACACACCTCCGCCCGTGGCCGGTGGCCACGCGTCACCGCCCCCACCCGCGCCCGCGCCCGGCCGAGCCGAACCGGACGCCGAGCTGACCGACGCCGAACGACGCGTGGCCGAGCTGGCCGCCGACGGGTTCACCAACCGCGAGATCTCCCGCAAGCTGTACGTCACGGTCAGCACTGTCGAGCAGCACCTGACCAGGATCTACCGCAAGCTCGACGTCAAGCGGCTGGATCTGCAGGCGGTGCTGGGGTAG
- a CDS encoding type I polyketide synthase has product MPAGTGGTDGTDGKKGMPGTEDKLRHYLKRVTADLGQTRQRLRDVEERQREPIAVVAMACRYPGGVTSPEQLWDLVASQGDAIEAFPTDRGWDVGGLYHPDPDHPGTTYVREAGFLRDAARFDADFFGVNPREALAADPQQRVLLEVAWELFERAGIDPGTLRDTLTGVYAGVSSQDHMSGEQVPPEVEGYATTGTLASVISGRIAYTFGLEGPAVTLDTACSASLVAIHLACQALRQGDCGLALAGGVTVLSTPTAFVEFSRQRGLAPDGRCKPFAEAADGTGFSEGVGLILLERLSDARRNGHQVLGVVRGSAVNQDGASNGLTAPNDVAQERVIRQALANARVTPDAVDAVEAHGTGTTLGDPIEGNALLATYGKDRPADRPLWLGSVKSNIGHTQAAAGVAGVIKMVMSMRHGELPASLHIDRPTPHVDWEDGGVQLLTDPVPWPETDRPRRAGVSSFGISGTNAHLILEQAPAPTTTESAGPRQGGLVVPWVVSARSREALRAQARALAERAAETADPSDPSAPSDPVDTGWSLLRTRALHERRAVVLGADRAELTAGLEALAAEQPHPALVGPPPVPVGAGRDTVWLFSGQGSQVVGMGAGLYERFPVFAGAFDEVCGLLDVELGGSVREVVFGGPRERLDHTMWAQAGLFALQVGLARLWESVGVRPDVVVGHSIGEVAAAYVAGVFGLADACRVVGARARLMGGLPEGGAMCAVQATPEELAASLEDSAVSVAAVNTPDSTVISGPVDQVERIVGFWREKGRKTKALSVSHAFHSVLMEPMLDEFTEAIRGVEFCAPKVPLISNVTGKQAEAEITAPEYWAKHVRQAVLFQPAIAQVADRAGVFVELGPAPVLVTAAQHTLDDLADLADPQGGFEPVVTASLRSDLPDDVAFGHAMARLHTAGITVDWSGWFPSDPPPRTVDLPTYPFQGRRFWLADVAVPTVAAVSDGEEAGFWAAVEGADVQSLCDTLHLKDDAHRAALETVFPALSVWRRERRDRSTVDAWRYRVDWRRVDLPTPAPGTGGAWLVLAAEGAADTWSRTCVRALEETGVPVSLVEVGPGTGRAELAELVRSWQSTCAGDDTSLAGVLSLLALDDGTNADARRGSPGASASLALLQGLIDAAVEVPLWCATRGAVSCGDTDPVVSPEQAPVWGFGRVAALEHPELWGGLLDLPADPDTLDPAALYAVLCGDSGEDQVALRRGGVLGRRLVPDAPIGDETTGGRPPEGAVLVTGGVSRLTEQVVRWLAASGAAHVVLLDTAPDDGRGGRQDDRDGELAAEVEAHGCQFTLLRVPYEGHSHSHSDSRSHGLGRSQDLPRALAELTDVHIRTVIHTSLPGELAPLADVTPDALDAATAQAMELGDLAAAAGSVAWPGEVETVLYFSSVAATLGSREHGAYAAANAYLDALAQRHGGAGEGPRTVSVGWGIWDLPEDGDLARGAAGLSRRQGLPPLEPQLALGALHAVLDAGRGHSLVADIEWERFAPLFTLARPTRLLEEVPAARRIVDASADGAESAENASALRRELAALPVRERAGRLLDVVREQVAGVLRYEPGQEVEPERAFKDLGFDSLVVVELRNRLRAATGLRLPATLVYDYPTPRALAEHLLDRVLPDGGAGELPVAGHLDDLEEALAGLAVDDPRRKGLIRRLQTLLWKQPDAAAAPADEDGQGEADDLTAASADDMFALIDREWGTR; this is encoded by the coding sequence TCTTCGGAGTCAACCCGCGCGAGGCGCTGGCCGCCGACCCGCAGCAGCGCGTACTGCTCGAAGTGGCCTGGGAGCTGTTCGAGCGGGCGGGCATCGACCCGGGCACACTCAGGGACACGCTCACCGGGGTGTACGCGGGGGTGTCCAGCCAGGACCACATGTCGGGGGAGCAGGTACCGCCGGAGGTCGAGGGGTACGCGACCACGGGCACCCTGGCCAGCGTCATCTCCGGCCGCATCGCGTACACCTTCGGCCTGGAGGGCCCGGCGGTGACCCTCGACACGGCGTGCTCCGCGTCGCTGGTCGCCATCCACCTGGCCTGCCAGGCGCTGCGACAGGGCGACTGCGGCCTGGCCCTCGCGGGCGGCGTCACCGTACTGTCCACGCCCACGGCCTTCGTGGAGTTCTCGCGCCAGCGTGGCCTGGCCCCGGACGGCCGCTGCAAGCCGTTCGCCGAGGCGGCCGACGGTACGGGATTCTCCGAGGGCGTCGGCCTGATCCTCCTGGAACGCCTCTCCGACGCCCGCCGCAACGGCCACCAAGTACTCGGCGTCGTACGCGGATCCGCCGTCAACCAGGACGGCGCCAGCAACGGCCTCACCGCCCCCAACGACGTCGCCCAGGAGCGGGTGATCCGCCAGGCCCTCGCCAACGCCCGCGTCACCCCCGACGCCGTCGACGCCGTGGAGGCACACGGCACCGGCACCACGCTCGGCGACCCCATCGAGGGCAACGCGCTCCTCGCCACCTACGGCAAGGACCGCCCGGCGGACCGGCCGCTGTGGCTCGGCTCGGTGAAGTCGAACATCGGCCACACGCAGGCCGCAGCCGGCGTCGCGGGCGTCATCAAAATGGTGATGTCGATGCGCCACGGAGAGCTGCCCGCCTCCCTGCACATCGACCGCCCCACGCCCCACGTGGACTGGGAGGACGGGGGAGTACAGCTCCTCACCGACCCCGTGCCGTGGCCCGAGACGGACCGGCCCCGCAGGGCGGGCGTCTCCTCCTTCGGCATCAGCGGCACCAACGCCCACCTCATCCTGGAACAGGCCCCCGCACCCACCACCACCGAAAGCGCCGGGCCCCGGCAAGGCGGTCTCGTGGTGCCGTGGGTGGTCTCGGCGCGCAGCAGGGAAGCGCTGAGGGCGCAGGCTCGCGCTCTCGCCGAACGGGCCGCTGAAACGGCCGATCCATCCGATCCATCCGCTCCGTCCGATCCCGTCGACACCGGTTGGTCGCTGCTCCGCACGCGTGCGCTGCACGAACGCCGGGCCGTCGTGCTGGGAGCGGACCGCGCCGAGCTGACGGCCGGCCTTGAGGCGCTGGCTGCGGAGCAACCGCACCCGGCACTGGTGGGGCCGCCTCCGGTGCCGGTCGGTGCGGGTAGGGACACGGTCTGGTTGTTCAGTGGGCAGGGCAGTCAGGTGGTGGGGATGGGGGCTGGTTTGTATGAGCGGTTCCCTGTGTTCGCTGGCGCCTTTGATGAGGTGTGTGGGCTGCTGGATGTGGAGTTGGGTGGTTCGGTTCGGGAGGTTGTGTTCGGGGGGCCGCGGGAGCGGTTGGATCACACGATGTGGGCGCAGGCTGGGTTGTTTGCGCTTCAGGTGGGTCTGGCCAGGTTGTGGGAGTCGGTGGGGGTGCGGCCGGATGTGGTGGTCGGGCATTCCATCGGGGAGGTTGCGGCGGCGTATGTCGCGGGTGTTTTTGGTTTGGCGGATGCGTGTCGGGTGGTGGGGGCGCGTGCTCGGTTGATGGGTGGGTTGCCTGAGGGTGGTGCGATGTGTGCGGTGCAGGCGACGCCGGAGGAGTTGGCGGCGAGTCTTGAGGACTCTGCGGTGAGTGTCGCTGCGGTTAATACACCTGATTCCACCGTCATTTCGGGCCCTGTTGACCAGGTCGAGAGGATCGTTGGGTTCTGGAGGGAGAAGGGGCGTAAGACCAAGGCGTTGTCGGTCAGTCACGCGTTCCATTCGGTGTTGATGGAGCCGATGCTCGATGAGTTCACCGAGGCGATACGTGGTGTGGAGTTCTGCGCGCCGAAGGTTCCGCTGATCAGCAATGTCACGGGCAAGCAAGCCGAGGCCGAGATCACCGCTCCGGAGTACTGGGCCAAGCACGTGCGGCAGGCAGTCCTCTTCCAGCCCGCGATCGCCCAAGTGGCGGACCGAGCAGGGGTGTTCGTGGAACTGGGCCCCGCTCCCGTCCTGGTCACCGCCGCCCAGCACACCCTCGACGACCTGGCCGACCTCGCCGACCCGCAAGGTGGCTTCGAGCCCGTCGTCACCGCTTCCCTCCGCTCGGACCTGCCGGACGATGTCGCCTTCGGGCACGCCATGGCACGCCTTCATACGGCCGGGATCACGGTGGACTGGTCCGGCTGGTTCCCGTCCGATCCGCCGCCCCGCACCGTCGACCTGCCCACCTACCCCTTCCAGGGGCGGCGCTTCTGGCTCGCCGACGTCGCGGTGCCCACGGTCGCGGCTGTGTCGGACGGCGAAGAGGCCGGGTTCTGGGCGGCAGTCGAGGGCGCGGACGTCCAGTCCCTCTGCGACACCCTGCACCTGAAGGACGACGCGCACCGGGCCGCCCTGGAGACGGTGTTCCCGGCGCTGTCCGTATGGCGGCGCGAGCGGCGGGACCGGTCGACCGTCGACGCCTGGCGGTACCGGGTCGACTGGCGGCGCGTGGACCTGCCGACGCCCGCGCCGGGCACCGGCGGAGCCTGGCTGGTCCTGGCCGCCGAAGGTGCGGCTGACACCTGGTCGCGTACGTGCGTCCGGGCGCTGGAGGAGACAGGTGTGCCGGTGAGCCTCGTCGAGGTCGGGCCGGGTACCGGGCGCGCGGAGCTGGCCGAGCTCGTCCGCTCGTGGCAGTCGACGTGCGCGGGCGACGACACATCCCTCGCGGGGGTGCTCTCCTTGCTGGCGCTCGACGACGGTACGAACGCCGACGCCCGCCGCGGGTCGCCCGGCGCCTCCGCCTCCCTGGCGCTGCTCCAAGGCCTCATCGACGCCGCGGTCGAGGTGCCCCTCTGGTGCGCCACCCGGGGTGCCGTGTCGTGCGGCGACACCGACCCGGTGGTCTCCCCGGAACAGGCGCCCGTCTGGGGGTTCGGCCGGGTGGCCGCCCTGGAGCATCCGGAGCTGTGGGGCGGGCTGCTGGACCTGCCCGCCGACCCGGACACACTCGACCCCGCCGCCCTTTACGCGGTGCTGTGCGGGGACAGCGGCGAGGACCAGGTCGCGCTGCGTCGCGGTGGTGTCCTCGGCCGACGCCTGGTGCCCGATGCGCCGATCGGCGACGAGACGACCGGGGGCCGGCCCCCGGAAGGTGCCGTCCTGGTCACGGGCGGCGTCAGCCGACTGACGGAACAGGTCGTGCGGTGGCTCGCCGCGTCCGGCGCCGCACACGTCGTACTGCTGGACACGGCCCCCGACGACGGTCGCGGAGGCCGACAGGACGACCGGGACGGCGAGCTCGCAGCCGAAGTCGAGGCGCACGGTTGCCAGTTCACGCTGCTGCGCGTCCCGTACGAAGGCCACAGCCACAGCCACAGCGACAGCCGTAGCCATGGTCTTGGTCGGAGCCAGGACCTGCCCCGCGCCCTCGCCGAGCTCACAGACGTACACATACGAACCGTCATCCACACCTCCCTCCCCGGCGAGCTCGCCCCCCTCGCCGACGTCACGCCCGACGCGCTCGACGCGGCCACGGCCCAGGCCATGGAGCTGGGCGACCTGGCGGCCGCCGCCGGGTCCGTGGCGTGGCCCGGGGAAGTCGAGACCGTGCTGTACTTCTCCTCCGTGGCCGCCACGCTCGGCAGCAGGGAGCACGGCGCGTACGCCGCCGCCAACGCCTATCTCGACGCGCTGGCGCAGCGGCACGGCGGTGCGGGGGAGGGGCCCCGAACCGTCTCCGTGGGCTGGGGCATCTGGGATCTGCCGGAGGACGGGGACCTGGCACGCGGCGCGGCCGGGCTGTCCCGGCGCCAGGGACTGCCGCCCCTGGAACCCCAGTTGGCGCTCGGCGCGCTGCACGCCGTGCTCGACGCGGGCCGGGGGCACAGCCTGGTCGCCGACATCGAATGGGAACGGTTCGCGCCGCTGTTCACGCTGGCCCGCCCGACCCGGCTGCTCGAAGAGGTTCCCGCGGCCCGGCGGATCGTCGATGCCTCCGCGGACGGCGCCGAAAGCGCCGAGAACGCCTCCGCGCTGCGGCGCGAACTGGCCGCGCTGCCCGTGCGGGAGCGGGCCGGGCGGCTCCTCGACGTGGTCCGCGAGCAGGTCGCGGGCGTGCTGCGGTACGAGCCGGGGCAGGAGGTCGAGCCGGAGAGGGCCTTCAAGGACCTGGGCTTCGACTCCCTCGTCGTGGTGGAGCTGCGCAACCGGCTGCGCGCCGCCACGGGGCTGAGGCTGCCCGCCACGCTGGTCTACGACTATCCGACGCCTCGCGCCCTCGCCGAACACCTGCTGGACAGGGTCCTGCCCGACGGCGGCGCGGGCGAGCTCCCCGTGGCCGGGCACCTGGACGATCTGGAGGAGGCCCTCGCCGGACTCGCGGTGGACGATCCCCGCCGCAAGGGTCTGATCCGGCGCCTTCAGACCCTCCTGTGGAAGCAGCCGGACGCCGCCGCGGCCCCCGCCGACGAGGACGGGCAGGGCGAGGCGGACGACCTGACGGCCGCGAGCGCCGACGACATGTTCGCGCTGATCGACCGCGAGTGGGGCACGCGGTGA